Proteins co-encoded in one Pseudomonas beijingensis genomic window:
- a CDS encoding methyl-accepting chemotaxis protein → MSQPRARIASQLGLALAVILAIVISGSTVFALRSLDTANLATREEHLASEARLMADQLNTFHSTLRESTQRLAGLFEKRFSAGLSVHPDQPVTVAGVQTPGLNLGSEVLNNNFKEVDEFKAMTAGVATVFVRSGDDFIRVSTSVSKQDGTRAIGTVLDRAGPAYGPVISGQSYIGRALLFGRFYMSQYTPVRDSSGKIIAVLYVGFDYTDAQNAQFENLKRFRIGQTGSLALLDEQNKWLVPPAGVQALDNATAAITGLIKKPGKGAFWADTAEDFYSVAVPFEGGPWAVVASMPKTEIRAVTWSVGMQLAIGSLLAMLLAVGSAMWLLRSKLAPLGDLVRQAEALGAGDLSVRLNVSSHDEIGQLARAFNQMSQALSTMVEHIRKASQEVNSRAQALSGLSSGAYEGMEQQSGEITSMAGAVEEFSATSLNIADNMGNTERLAQENAQQTRIGRTSMDEASSSLEQIAGALNSTATVINTLGQRSQEIGGIVGVITSIAEQTNLLALNAAIEAARAGEQGRGFAVVADEVRSLASRTRQATDEISSMINSIQQETGNAISTMEQGNLLMQEGLSRNANVASALARIDEQSRSAGQQFAAITTATQEQSSTATLLSSNLQSIAMANSEQRQVVSNLALTAKELEKLAQDLRQEVDRFR, encoded by the coding sequence ATGTCTCAACCCCGCGCCCGAATCGCCTCACAGCTAGGCCTTGCCCTCGCCGTGATACTGGCGATCGTGATCTCCGGCAGTACCGTCTTCGCCTTGCGTTCGCTGGACACTGCCAACCTTGCCACCCGTGAAGAGCACTTGGCCAGCGAAGCGCGCCTGATGGCCGATCAGCTCAATACCTTCCACAGCACCCTGCGCGAGAGCACTCAGCGCTTGGCCGGTCTGTTCGAAAAGCGCTTCAGCGCGGGCCTGAGCGTGCATCCGGACCAGCCGGTGACGGTGGCGGGCGTACAAACTCCAGGCTTGAACCTGGGCAGCGAAGTGTTGAACAACAACTTCAAGGAAGTGGACGAGTTCAAGGCGATGACCGCCGGGGTGGCCACAGTCTTCGTGCGCAGCGGCGACGATTTCATCCGCGTCAGTACCTCGGTCAGTAAACAGGACGGTACACGGGCCATCGGCACCGTGCTCGACCGCGCCGGCCCGGCCTACGGCCCGGTGATCAGTGGGCAGAGCTACATTGGTCGGGCCCTGCTTTTCGGGCGCTTCTACATGTCGCAGTACACGCCTGTACGCGACAGCAGCGGCAAGATCATTGCCGTGTTGTACGTAGGCTTCGATTACACCGACGCGCAGAACGCGCAGTTCGAAAACCTCAAGCGCTTCCGCATCGGCCAGACCGGTTCCCTGGCGCTGCTGGACGAACAAAACAAATGGCTGGTGCCGCCCGCCGGCGTGCAGGCGCTGGACAACGCTACCGCGGCCATCACCGGCTTGATCAAAAAGCCGGGCAAGGGCGCGTTCTGGGCCGATACCGCCGAAGATTTCTACAGCGTTGCCGTACCGTTCGAGGGGGGGCCGTGGGCGGTGGTGGCGAGCATGCCGAAAACCGAGATCCGCGCCGTGACCTGGAGCGTCGGTATGCAACTGGCCATCGGCAGCCTGCTGGCGATGCTGTTGGCGGTCGGTTCGGCGATGTGGTTGTTGCGCAGCAAACTGGCACCGCTGGGGGATCTGGTGCGCCAGGCCGAGGCGTTGGGCGCCGGCGACCTGAGCGTGCGCCTGAATGTGTCGAGCCATGACGAAATCGGTCAGTTGGCCCGTGCCTTCAACCAGATGAGCCAGGCCCTGTCGACCATGGTCGAGCACATCCGCAAGGCCTCCCAGGAGGTCAACAGCCGCGCCCAGGCCCTGTCCGGGTTGTCCAGCGGAGCGTACGAAGGCATGGAACAGCAGTCCGGCGAGATCACCAGCATGGCTGGCGCCGTGGAGGAGTTCAGTGCGACCTCCTTGAACATTGCCGACAACATGGGCAACACCGAGCGCCTGGCCCAGGAAAACGCCCAGCAAACCCGCATTGGTCGGACCTCGATGGATGAAGCGTCGTCCTCCCTGGAGCAAATCGCCGGCGCGCTGAACAGCACGGCCACGGTCATCAATACCCTGGGCCAGCGGTCCCAGGAAATCGGCGGCATCGTGGGGGTCATTACCTCGATTGCCGAGCAGACCAACCTGTTGGCCTTGAACGCGGCCATTGAAGCTGCCCGCGCCGGCGAGCAGGGCCGTGGTTTCGCCGTGGTGGCCGATGAAGTCCGCAGCCTGGCGTCCCGCACCCGCCAGGCCACGGACGAAATCTCCAGCATGATCAACAGCATCCAGCAGGAAACCGGCAATGCCATCAGCACGATGGAGCAGGGCAATTTGTTGATGCAGGAAGGTCTGTCGCGCAACGCCAATGTGGCCTCGGCCCTGGCGCGCATCGACGAGCAGAGCCGCTCGGCTGGCCAGCAATTCGCGGCGATCACCACCGCCACCCAGGAACAAAGCAGCACCGCAACCCTGCTCAGCAGCAACCTGCAGAGCATTGCCATGGCCAACAGTGAACAGCGCCAAGTGGTCTCGAACCTGGCCCTCACTGCCAAGGAGCTGGAAAAACTGGCCCAGGACCTGCGCCAAGAGGTTGATCGGTTCCGCTGA
- a CDS encoding LysR substrate-binding domain-containing protein, with the protein MPRRLPPLYALRAFEAAARYSSFTRAAEELSITQSAVSRHIRTLEDHFACRLFQRSGRNLQLTEAARLLLPGVREGFMALERACHTLHGEDGILRMKAPSTLTMRWLLARLSRFRHLQPGNEVQLTSAWMDIDSVDFNVEPFDCAVLLGNGHFPADWEASLLFPEELIPVGAPNLLNDQPWDVARLASAELLHPTPDRRDWRNWLQRMGLSDKVSLKGGQVFDTLELGMIAAARGYGVSMGDLLMVAEDVAQGRLSLPWPTAVASGEHYYLVWPKTRPGGERLRRLSDFLQGEVKAMQLPDVQRLG; encoded by the coding sequence ATGCCCCGTCGTCTTCCTCCTCTCTATGCGTTGCGGGCATTCGAAGCCGCGGCGCGCTACAGCTCGTTCACCCGGGCCGCCGAAGAACTGTCGATCACCCAGAGCGCCGTCAGCCGGCACATTCGCACGCTGGAGGATCACTTTGCCTGCCGGCTGTTCCAGCGCAGCGGCCGCAACCTGCAATTGACCGAGGCGGCGCGATTGTTGTTGCCGGGCGTGCGGGAGGGCTTCATGGCGCTGGAGCGGGCCTGCCACACCTTGCATGGCGAAGACGGCATCCTGCGCATGAAAGCGCCTTCCACGTTGACCATGCGCTGGTTGTTGGCGCGCCTGAGTCGCTTCCGGCATTTGCAGCCCGGCAACGAGGTGCAACTGACCAGTGCCTGGATGGACATCGATTCGGTGGACTTCAACGTCGAGCCCTTCGATTGCGCCGTATTGCTGGGCAACGGGCATTTTCCGGCGGACTGGGAGGCCAGTTTGCTGTTCCCCGAGGAATTGATCCCGGTGGGTGCGCCGAACCTGTTGAACGATCAGCCTTGGGATGTGGCGCGGTTGGCCAGTGCTGAACTGCTGCATCCGACGCCGGATCGCCGGGACTGGCGCAACTGGCTGCAACGCATGGGCCTGTCCGACAAGGTCTCGCTCAAGGGGGGGCAGGTGTTCGATACCCTGGAGCTGGGCATGATCGCTGCGGCGCGTGGCTATGGGGTTTCCATGGGCGACTTGTTGATGGTGGCCGAGGACGTTGCCCAGGGACGCTTGAGCCTGCCCTGGCCGACGGCTGTCGCCAGCGGTGAGCACTATTACCTGGTCTGGCCGAAAACCCGGCCGGGAGGTGAACGTTTGCGCCGGCTCAGCGACTTCCTCCAAGGCGAGGTCAAGGCCATGCAACTGCCCGATGTACAGCGCCTGGGCTGA
- a CDS encoding aldose 1-epimerase family protein: MTPLKLLVTLGALGAASQAMAWDYVLLDTDKAAQPWQITSQQLGVKTDKPFSVTMRTLHGGRQEGVSVVDIDNGTLKLSVVPTRGMNVLQASVGDVRMGWDSPVKEVVNPAFIELNGRGGLGWLEGFNELVTRCGYEWVGHPGMDNGELLTLHGRAANIPANKVTLHIDEKPPYAITLQGELKEQAFKKVDFSVQTELVTEPGSVTFALNDTLTNNGDYPKEYQALYHSNFSTPFLEQGARFAAPVKQVSPFNDKAKGDLPDWQTYRAPTKDYDETVYNVVPYADAKGDTLTVLHNKAGSLGVSVGFNTSTLPVFSLWKNTDTQGQGYVTGLEPGTSFSYNRRYQRPLGLVPTIGPKEHKQFQIHYSLLADKGAVDKALKRIDAIQNGQKTEVRQTPLVDLSKP; encoded by the coding sequence ATGACTCCGCTCAAACTCCTCGTTACCCTTGGCGCCCTGGGCGCTGCTTCCCAGGCGATGGCTTGGGATTACGTCCTGCTGGATACCGATAAAGCCGCCCAACCCTGGCAAATCACCAGCCAGCAACTCGGCGTGAAGACCGACAAGCCCTTTTCCGTGACGATGCGCACCCTGCACGGCGGCCGGCAGGAAGGCGTCAGCGTGGTCGACATCGACAACGGCACCCTGAAGCTTTCAGTCGTCCCGACCCGTGGCATGAACGTGCTGCAGGCGTCGGTCGGTGATGTGCGCATGGGTTGGGATTCGCCCGTCAAGGAAGTGGTCAACCCGGCGTTCATCGAGCTCAACGGCCGAGGCGGGTTGGGCTGGCTCGAAGGCTTCAACGAGCTGGTTACCCGCTGCGGCTACGAATGGGTCGGCCATCCCGGCATGGACAACGGCGAGCTGCTGACCCTGCATGGTCGCGCCGCCAATATCCCCGCCAACAAAGTCACCTTGCACATCGATGAAAAACCACCCTACGCCATCACCCTGCAAGGCGAGTTGAAGGAGCAGGCGTTCAAGAAGGTCGATTTCTCGGTGCAAACCGAACTGGTCACCGAGCCCGGCAGCGTGACGTTCGCGCTCAACGACACGCTGACCAACAACGGCGATTACCCGAAGGAATACCAAGCGCTCTACCACAGCAATTTCAGCACGCCTTTCCTGGAGCAAGGCGCTCGTTTCGCGGCCCCGGTCAAGCAGGTCTCGCCGTTCAACGACAAGGCCAAGGGCGACTTGCCCGATTGGCAAACCTACCGGGCCCCGACCAAGGATTACGACGAAACCGTTTATAACGTCGTGCCCTACGCCGACGCCAAGGGCGACACTCTCACCGTGCTGCACAACAAGGCCGGCAGCCTCGGGGTATCGGTAGGCTTCAACACCAGCACGCTGCCCGTATTCTCCCTGTGGAAAAACACCGATACCCAAGGCCAGGGCTACGTGACCGGGTTGGAGCCAGGCACCAGTTTTTCCTATAACCGCCGCTATCAGCGCCCCCTGGGCCTGGTGCCCACGATCGGGCCGAAGGAGCACAAGCAATTCCAGATCCATTACAGCCTGTTGGCGGACAAGGGCGCTGTGGATAAGGCGCTCAAGCGCATCGATGCGATCCAGAACGGTCAAAAAACCGAGGTACGGCAAACACCATTGGTAGACCTGAGCAAACCGTAA
- the rep gene encoding DNA helicase Rep, with the protein MSRLNPRQQEAVNYVGGPLLVLAGAGSGKTSVITRKIAHLIQNCGIRAQYIVAMTFTNKAAREMKERVGGLLRAGEGRGLTVCTFHNLGLNIIRKEHARLGYKPGFSIFDETDVKALMTDIMQKEYSGDDGVDEIKNMIGAWKNDLILPPEALENARNPKEQTAAIVYTHYQRTLKAFNAVDFDDLILLPVKLFQDHADILEKWQNKVRYLLVDEYQDTNASQYLLVKLLIGKRNQFTVVGDDDQSIYAWRGARPENLMLLKDDYPSLKVVMLEQNYRSTSRILRCANVLISNNPHEFEKQLWSEMGHGDEIRVIRCRNEDAEAERVAMEILSLHLRTDRPYSDFAILYRGNYQAKLIELKLQHHQIPYRLSGGNSFFGRQEVKDLMAYFRLIVNPDDDNAFLRVINVPRREIGSTTLEKLGNYATERKISMYAATDEIGLGEHLDSRFTDRLARFKRFMDKVREQCAGEDPISALRSMVMDIDYENWLRTNSSSDKAADYRMSNVWFLIEALKNTLEKDEDGDMTVEDAIGKLVLRDMLERQQEEEEGAEGVQMMTLHASKGLEFPYVFIMGMEEEILPHRSSIEADTIEEERRLAYVGITRARQTLAFTFAAKRKQYGEVIDCAPSRFLDELPPDDLAWEGNDDTPTEVKVVRGNSALADIRAMLKR; encoded by the coding sequence ATGTCCCGACTCAATCCCCGGCAGCAAGAAGCCGTGAACTATGTCGGCGGCCCTCTTTTGGTGCTCGCCGGTGCAGGCTCCGGCAAGACCAGCGTAATCACCCGCAAGATCGCGCACCTGATCCAGAATTGTGGCATCCGCGCCCAATACATCGTCGCCATGACCTTCACCAACAAGGCCGCCCGGGAAATGAAAGAGCGGGTCGGCGGCCTGTTGCGCGCCGGCGAAGGTCGCGGCCTGACGGTGTGTACCTTCCACAACCTGGGCCTGAACATCATCCGCAAGGAGCATGCGCGACTGGGCTACAAACCGGGCTTCTCGATTTTCGACGAGACCGACGTCAAGGCCCTGATGACCGACATCATGCAGAAGGAATACTCGGGCGACGACGGCGTGGATGAGATCAAGAACATGATCGGCGCCTGGAAAAACGACCTGATCCTGCCGCCCGAAGCCCTGGAAAACGCCCGCAACCCCAAGGAGCAGACCGCCGCCATCGTCTACACCCACTATCAGCGCACGCTCAAGGCGTTCAATGCGGTGGACTTCGACGACCTGATCCTGTTGCCGGTCAAGCTGTTCCAGGACCACGCCGACATTCTCGAAAAATGGCAGAACAAGGTCCGCTACCTGCTGGTGGACGAATACCAGGACACCAACGCCAGCCAGTACTTGCTGGTGAAGCTGCTGATCGGCAAACGCAACCAGTTCACCGTGGTGGGCGACGACGACCAGTCGATCTACGCCTGGCGCGGCGCGCGGCCGGAAAACCTGATGTTGCTCAAGGACGACTACCCGTCGCTCAAAGTGGTGATGCTGGAGCAGAACTACCGTTCCACCAGCCGCATCCTGCGCTGCGCCAACGTGCTGATTTCCAACAACCCCCACGAGTTCGAAAAACAACTGTGGAGCGAGATGGGCCACGGCGACGAGATCCGTGTGATCCGTTGCCGCAACGAAGACGCCGAGGCCGAGCGCGTGGCCATGGAAATACTCAGCCTGCACCTGCGCACCGACCGGCCGTACAGCGACTTTGCGATCCTCTACCGCGGCAACTACCAGGCCAAGCTGATCGAGCTGAAACTGCAGCATCACCAGATTCCCTATCGCCTGTCGGGGGGCAACAGCTTTTTCGGACGCCAGGAAGTAAAGGACCTGATGGCCTACTTCCGCCTGATCGTGAACCCGGACGACGACAACGCCTTCCTGCGGGTGATCAACGTGCCGCGCCGGGAAATCGGTTCGACCACCCTGGAAAAACTCGGCAACTACGCCACCGAGCGCAAGATCTCGATGTACGCCGCCACCGATGAAATCGGCCTGGGCGAACATCTGGACAGCCGCTTCACCGATCGCCTGGCGCGCTTCAAGCGCTTTATGGACAAGGTCCGCGAACAGTGCGCCGGGGAAGATCCGATTTCAGCGCTGCGCAGCATGGTGATGGACATCGACTACGAGAACTGGCTGCGCACCAACAGCTCCAGCGACAAGGCGGCCGACTACCGCATGAGCAACGTCTGGTTCCTGATCGAGGCATTGAAGAACACCTTGGAGAAAGACGAAGACGGCGACATGACGGTGGAGGACGCCATCGGCAAACTCGTGCTGCGGGACATGCTCGAGCGCCAGCAGGAAGAGGAAGAAGGCGCCGAAGGCGTGCAGATGATGACGCTGCACGCCTCCAAGGGCCTGGAGTTTCCCTACGTGTTCATCATGGGCATGGAAGAAGAAATCCTGCCGCACCGCTCCAGCATCGAGGCCGACACCATCGAGGAAGAACGGCGCCTGGCCTACGTCGGTATTACTCGGGCACGCCAGACGCTGGCCTTCACCTTCGCCGCCAAGCGCAAGCAATACGGCGAAGTGATCGACTGCGCCCCCAGCCGCTTTCTCGATGAGCTGCCGCCGGACGACCTGGCCTGGGAAGGCAACGACGACACGCCGACGGAAGTCAAAGTCGTTCGTGGCAACAGTGCCCTGGCGGATATACGCGCAATGTTAAAGCGCTAG
- a CDS encoding putative bifunctional diguanylate cyclase/phosphodiesterase: MSTPVEPLRLLLLAQEPEWSAILRECLVPMGPSVVLISAPSWESVSSLFEDNRNAVLLTVAALQPAPGRCSLPTILLLEHEPAAAPDGVSDWLVRDVLDSATLRRCLRHVRERGVLENTLQRLAEQDPLTGIANRQGFQTLLAARLAENDGRGLALGHLDLDNFRHANDALGHQAGDRLILQVVSRLKGSLEAGDQLARLGSDEFALLIDTRRAPQRAEWMAERITEALAEPYWVDGESLLIGCSLGVAHARAQAGADPLMWHAHIAMQQAKSTQGCTFHIFNERINRNARSLADLESELRRALRRDELELHYQPRLDLDGGHIVGLEALVRWRHGERGLLPPSEFVPLAEQSGLIVPLGYWVISRALRDMQALRERGLAPLHMAVNLSFRQFQDSQLLPTLSRLIAERGVEAQWLEFELTETAVMRRSELVKQTMDALGRLGVRFSLDDFGTGFSSFVHLNSLPIALLKIDKSFVGGMEQREENRKLVHAMINLAHNLNLEVVAEGVETQEQLDLLRGFGCDQVQGFLISKPLPLPELVEYLTFDGNQQPILEMS; encoded by the coding sequence TTGTCAACGCCTGTCGAACCCTTGCGTTTGCTGTTATTGGCCCAAGAGCCAGAGTGGTCAGCAATATTGCGCGAGTGCCTGGTGCCCATGGGGCCCTCGGTCGTGTTGATCAGCGCCCCGAGCTGGGAGTCAGTCAGCAGCCTGTTCGAAGACAATCGCAACGCGGTGTTGTTGACCGTAGCGGCGTTGCAACCAGCGCCGGGCCGTTGCAGCCTGCCGACCATCCTGTTGCTTGAGCACGAGCCGGCGGCTGCCCCCGACGGCGTCAGCGACTGGCTGGTACGCGACGTGCTCGACAGTGCGACCCTGCGTCGTTGCCTGCGCCATGTGCGCGAGCGCGGCGTGCTGGAAAACACCTTGCAGCGCCTCGCCGAACAGGACCCGTTGACGGGCATCGCCAATCGCCAGGGCTTTCAGACCTTGCTGGCGGCGCGCCTGGCGGAAAACGACGGCCGTGGCCTGGCGCTCGGTCACCTGGACCTGGACAACTTTCGCCACGCCAACGACGCCCTCGGCCACCAGGCCGGCGACCGCTTGATCTTGCAAGTGGTGTCGCGGCTCAAGGGTTCACTCGAGGCCGGCGATCAATTGGCGCGGCTGGGCAGCGATGAATTCGCCTTGCTGATCGACACCCGTCGCGCACCGCAGCGGGCCGAGTGGATGGCCGAGCGGATTACCGAAGCATTGGCCGAGCCTTATTGGGTGGACGGCGAAAGCCTGCTGATCGGCTGCAGCCTGGGGGTTGCCCATGCTCGCGCCCAGGCTGGCGCCGATCCGCTGATGTGGCATGCCCACATCGCCATGCAGCAGGCCAAGAGCACCCAGGGCTGCACCTTTCATATCTTCAACGAACGTATCAATCGCAATGCCCGCAGCCTTGCCGACCTGGAAAGCGAACTGCGCCGGGCACTGCGCCGCGACGAGCTGGAGCTGCATTACCAGCCGCGGCTGGACCTCGATGGCGGCCACATCGTCGGCCTTGAAGCCCTGGTGCGCTGGCGTCATGGTGAACGCGGCTTGCTGCCACCGAGTGAGTTCGTGCCGCTGGCTGAACAGAGCGGCCTGATCGTGCCGCTGGGCTACTGGGTGATTTCCCGGGCGCTGCGGGACATGCAGGCTCTGCGCGAACGGGGGCTGGCGCCGTTGCACATGGCGGTCAACCTGTCGTTCCGGCAGTTCCAGGACAGCCAGTTGTTGCCGACCTTGAGCCGGCTGATTGCCGAGCGAGGTGTCGAGGCGCAATGGCTGGAGTTCGAACTCACCGAAACTGCCGTCATGCGCCGCAGCGAATTGGTCAAGCAGACCATGGATGCCCTGGGCCGCCTGGGGGTGCGCTTCTCCCTGGACGACTTCGGCACCGGGTTCTCCTCATTCGTGCACCTCAATAGCCTGCCGATCGCCTTGCTCAAGATCGACAAGAGCTTCGTTGGCGGCATGGAGCAGCGCGAAGAGAACCGCAAACTGGTGCACGCCATGATCAACCTGGCCCACAACCTCAACCTGGAGGTGGTGGCCGAAGGTGTGGAAACCCAGGAACAACTGGACCTGCTACGCGGTTTTGGTTGCGACCAGGTGCAGGGTTTCCTGATCAGCAAGCCGTTGCCGCTGCCAGAGTTGGTTGAGTACCTGACATTTGACGGCAATCAGCAGCCCATACTGGAAATGAGCTGA
- a CDS encoding NorM family multidrug efflux MATE transporter gives MQHPVRTELWAILRLAGPLIASQLAHMLMVLTDTVMMARLSPEALAGGGLGAATYSFVSIFCIGVIAAVGTLVAIRQGAGDVEGATRLTQAGLWLAWLMALMAGLLLWNLKPVLLMFGQTETNVLSAGQFLLALPFALPGYLSFMALRGFTSAIGRATPVMVISLGGTVANFLLNYALITGMFGLPKLGLMGIGLVTAIVANCMALALAWHIHRHPAYRAYPLLDGLSRPNRQYLKELWRLGLPIGGTYAVEVGLFAFAALCMGTMGSTPLAAHQIALQIVSVAFMVPAGMSYAITMRIGQHYGAGQLLMARLAGRVGIGFGAAAMLAFAMVFWLLPHQLIGLFLDHDDPAFRDVINLAVSLLAVAAWFELFDGTQTIAMGCIRGLKDAKTTFLVGLGCYWLIGAPSAWWMAFHLNWGPTGVWWGLALGLACAAVSLTLAFEWKMKRMIRREPGQQGFEVVQTE, from the coding sequence ATGCAGCATCCGGTGCGTACCGAACTCTGGGCCATCCTGCGGCTGGCGGGGCCGTTGATCGCCTCGCAGTTGGCGCACATGCTGATGGTGCTGACCGACACTGTGATGATGGCGCGCCTGAGCCCTGAAGCCCTCGCCGGTGGCGGGCTCGGGGCGGCCACCTATTCGTTCGTGTCGATCTTCTGCATCGGCGTGATCGCCGCGGTGGGCACCCTGGTCGCGATCCGCCAGGGCGCGGGCGATGTCGAAGGCGCCACCCGGCTGACCCAGGCCGGGCTTTGGCTGGCCTGGTTGATGGCGTTGATGGCCGGGTTGCTGCTGTGGAACCTCAAGCCCGTGCTGCTGATGTTCGGCCAGACCGAAACCAACGTGCTGTCCGCCGGACAGTTCCTGCTTGCGCTGCCGTTCGCCCTGCCCGGCTACCTGAGCTTCATGGCCCTGCGCGGCTTCACCAGCGCCATCGGCCGGGCCACGCCGGTCATGGTGATCAGCCTGGGCGGCACGGTGGCCAACTTCCTGCTCAACTACGCGCTCATTACCGGCATGTTCGGCCTGCCGAAACTCGGCTTGATGGGCATCGGCCTGGTCACGGCCATCGTCGCCAATTGCATGGCCCTGGCGCTGGCCTGGCACATCCATCGGCACCCGGCCTACCGTGCCTATCCGCTGCTTGATGGCCTGTCGCGGCCCAATCGCCAATACCTCAAGGAACTGTGGCGCCTGGGTCTGCCGATTGGCGGCACGTACGCAGTGGAAGTCGGGCTGTTCGCGTTCGCCGCGCTGTGCATGGGCACCATGGGCAGCACGCCGTTGGCGGCCCACCAGATCGCCCTGCAAATCGTCTCGGTGGCGTTCATGGTGCCGGCCGGGATGTCCTATGCCATCACCATGCGCATCGGCCAGCACTACGGCGCCGGGCAGCTGTTGATGGCGCGTCTGGCCGGTCGAGTCGGCATTGGTTTTGGCGCGGCCGCGATGCTAGCGTTTGCCATGGTGTTCTGGCTGTTGCCCCATCAATTGATCGGTTTGTTCCTGGACCACGACGACCCGGCGTTCCGCGATGTGATCAACCTGGCCGTGAGCCTGTTGGCGGTGGCGGCGTGGTTCGAGCTGTTCGACGGCACGCAAACCATCGCCATGGGCTGCATTCGCGGGCTCAAGGACGCCAAGACCACCTTCCTGGTGGGCCTGGGTTGCTATTGGCTGATCGGCGCACCGTCGGCCTGGTGGATGGCGTTCCACCTGAACTGGGGACCGACAGGTGTCTGGTGGGGCCTGGCTCTGGGGCTGGCCTGCGCGGCCGTGAGCCTGACCCTGGCGTTTGAATGGAAGATGAAGCGGATGATCAGGCGTGAACCCGGGCAGCAGGGCTTCGAGGTCGTTCAGACTGAATGA
- a CDS encoding YifB family Mg chelatase-like AAA ATPase has product MSLAIVHSRAQVGVEAPAVTVEVHLANGLPSLTMVGLPEAAVKESKDRVRSAIINSGLNFPARRITLNLAPADLPKDGGRFDLAIALGILSASVQVPTLTLDDVECLGELALSGAVRPVRGVLPAALAARKAGRTLVVPRANAEEACLASGLKVIAVDHLLEAVAHFNGHTPVEPFVSNGLLSASKPYPDLNEVQGQAGAKRALLIAAAGAHNLLFSGPPGTGKTLLASRLPGLLPPLAESEALEVAAIQSVASCVPLSHWPQRPFRQPHHSASGPALVGGGSKPQPGEITLAHHGVLFLDELPEFDRKVLEVLREPLESGHIVVSRARDRVRFPARFQLVAAMNPCPCGYLGEPSGRCACTPDMVQRYRNKLSGPLLDRIDLHLTVAREATALNPKRDPGDDTATVAERVAEARERQHKRQGCANAFLDLPGLRRHCKLSTTDETWLETACERLTLSLRAAHRLLKVARTLADLEQAGSIRREHLAEALQYRPATA; this is encoded by the coding sequence AGCAAGGATCGGGTGCGCAGCGCGATCATCAATTCGGGGCTGAATTTTCCTGCGCGGCGCATCACCCTGAACCTGGCGCCGGCGGACCTGCCCAAGGACGGCGGGCGCTTCGACCTGGCCATCGCCTTGGGGATCCTATCGGCCAGCGTGCAGGTGCCGACCCTGACGCTGGACGACGTGGAATGCCTCGGTGAACTGGCCTTGTCCGGCGCGGTGCGACCGGTGCGCGGGGTATTGCCTGCGGCGCTGGCGGCGCGCAAGGCCGGGCGCACGCTGGTGGTGCCACGGGCCAATGCCGAGGAAGCTTGTCTGGCGTCGGGGCTGAAGGTGATCGCCGTGGATCATCTGCTCGAAGCGGTAGCGCACTTCAACGGTCACACGCCGGTCGAGCCGTTCGTTTCCAATGGACTGCTCTCGGCCAGCAAGCCTTACCCGGACCTGAATGAAGTACAAGGCCAGGCCGGGGCCAAGCGGGCCTTGCTGATTGCCGCTGCGGGGGCTCACAACCTGTTGTTCAGCGGGCCACCCGGCACCGGCAAGACCCTGCTGGCGAGCCGCTTGCCAGGGCTGTTGCCGCCGCTGGCCGAGAGCGAAGCCCTGGAAGTCGCGGCCATCCAGTCGGTGGCCAGTTGCGTGCCGTTGAGCCATTGGCCGCAACGCCCGTTTCGCCAGCCACACCACTCGGCTTCCGGCCCGGCGCTGGTGGGTGGCGGGTCAAAGCCGCAGCCAGGGGAGATCACCCTCGCCCACCATGGCGTGCTGTTTCTGGATGAGCTGCCGGAATTCGACCGCAAGGTGCTGGAGGTCTTGAGAGAACCGCTGGAGTCCGGGCACATCGTGGTATCCCGCGCCCGGGATCGAGTCCGCTTCCCTGCCCGTTTCCAGTTGGTGGCGGCGATGAATCCCTGCCCCTGTGGCTATCTTGGCGAGCCCAGCGGCCGCTGCGCCTGTACACCGGACATGGTGCAGCGCTACCGCAACAAACTCTCCGGCCCGCTGCTGGACCGCATCGACCTGCACCTGACCGTCGCCCGGGAGGCCACGGCGTTGAACCCCAAGCGCGACCCCGGAGACGATACGGCCACGGTCGCGGAACGCGTAGCCGAAGCCCGGGAACGCCAGCACAAGCGCCAGGGCTGCGCTAACGCCTTCCTCGACCTGCCCGGCTTGCGCCGACACTGCAAGTTATCCACAACCGATGAAACCTGGCTGGAAACCGCCTGCGAGCGGCTGACCCTGTCGCTACGTGCCGCTCACCGCTTGCTCAAGGTCGCCCGGACACTGGCGGACCTGGAGCAAGCGGGGAGCATTCGCCGCGAGCACCTGGCCGAAGCGTTGCAGTATCGGCCGGCTACGGCTTGA